The following proteins come from a genomic window of Nocardioides albertanoniae:
- a CDS encoding LysR substrate-binding domain-containing protein has protein sequence MELRHLRYFVAVAEQRHFGRAAERLHMAQPPLSQQIRQLEAELGVTLLTRTTRRVDLTPAGVVYLDRAREILAAVDDAGEVARRTAAGRTGRLMVGCVGSATYSLLPALAKALRSELPEVEFGFRGEMLSPEQVTALHEEKLDLAVLRRLPDTAGLSVRDVRRERLLVAMPQEHRFAARKRLRVADLAEEGVIIHAGGGRSAMNSLIQDLFTEAGLELTVVHEVAETSTLVTFVAAGLGVAVVPEPTSVLHVPGVVYVPLAGTPGVDLVAATREGDANPVLARALARLVEIAST, from the coding sequence ATGGAACTGCGCCACCTTCGCTACTTCGTCGCCGTCGCCGAGCAGCGCCACTTCGGCCGCGCGGCGGAGCGGCTGCATATGGCGCAGCCGCCCCTGTCGCAGCAGATCCGCCAGCTCGAGGCGGAGCTGGGCGTCACGCTCCTGACCCGCACCACCCGCCGGGTCGACCTCACGCCGGCCGGAGTCGTCTACCTGGACCGTGCGCGGGAGATCCTCGCCGCCGTCGACGACGCCGGCGAGGTCGCGCGGCGCACCGCGGCCGGACGCACCGGCCGGTTGATGGTGGGGTGCGTCGGGTCGGCGACGTACTCGTTGCTGCCGGCTCTCGCGAAGGCGCTGCGCAGCGAGCTGCCGGAGGTGGAGTTCGGCTTCCGCGGCGAGATGCTCTCGCCCGAGCAGGTCACGGCGCTGCACGAGGAGAAGCTCGACCTCGCCGTGCTGCGTCGTCTCCCGGACACAGCCGGCCTGAGCGTTCGAGACGTACGCCGCGAGCGGCTGCTGGTCGCGATGCCGCAGGAGCACAGGTTTGCCGCCCGCAAGCGGCTACGGGTCGCCGACCTCGCCGAGGAGGGCGTGATCATCCATGCCGGCGGTGGCCGGTCGGCGATGAACTCGCTGATCCAGGATCTCTTCACCGAGGCGGGTCTCGAGCTCACGGTGGTGCACGAGGTCGCGGAGACCTCGACGCTGGTCACGTTCGTCGCCGCGGGGCTGGGGGTGGCGGTGGTGCCGGAGCCCACCTCGGTCCTGCACGTCCCGGGCGTGGTCTATGTCCCCCTGGCCGGCACGCCCGGTGTCGATCTCGTCGCCGCGACCCGAGAGGGCGACGCGAACCCGGTGCTCGCCCGGGCCCTGGCTCGGCTCGTGGAGATCGCCTCGACCTGA
- the catA gene encoding catechol 1,2-dioxygenase, which produces MTTTQESPTAAGSGASASKSFKATTATADVADTPPERVAAIVTDVLQGVHDAITKHDVTYPEFQAAKAWLMDVGEGGEWPLFMDVFVEHAVEEQVAKSQSGTKGSILGPYYLSDQVKLPSTCTLPRRDDELGTPLVLEGQVRDTSGKPLGGAEVDIWHADSDGYYSGFAPHVPDGNLRGVVVTDEEGRFEISTIQPAPYQIPTDGPTGQLIGAAGWHPWRPAHLHIQVRAGGHRSVTTQLYFAGGDYLDSDVAEATKPELVLDPQDDGTGTRRSSYDFELEPSKG; this is translated from the coding sequence ATGACCACCACGCAGGAATCCCCGACAGCTGCCGGCTCGGGAGCCAGCGCCAGCAAGAGCTTCAAGGCGACCACGGCCACCGCCGACGTGGCCGACACCCCGCCGGAGCGGGTCGCGGCGATCGTCACCGACGTCCTCCAGGGTGTGCACGACGCGATCACCAAGCACGACGTCACCTATCCCGAGTTCCAGGCTGCCAAGGCGTGGCTGATGGACGTCGGTGAGGGCGGCGAGTGGCCGCTGTTCATGGACGTGTTCGTCGAGCACGCCGTGGAGGAGCAGGTCGCCAAGTCGCAGTCCGGCACGAAGGGCTCGATCCTCGGGCCCTACTACCTGAGCGACCAGGTCAAGCTGCCTTCCACCTGCACGCTGCCGCGTCGCGACGACGAGCTGGGCACCCCGCTCGTGCTCGAGGGGCAGGTGCGCGACACGTCTGGCAAGCCGCTCGGGGGCGCCGAGGTGGACATCTGGCACGCCGACTCCGACGGCTACTACTCGGGGTTCGCCCCGCACGTGCCGGACGGCAACCTGCGCGGCGTGGTGGTCACCGACGAGGAGGGCCGGTTCGAGATCAGCACGATCCAGCCCGCGCCGTACCAGATCCCGACCGACGGTCCGACCGGACAGCTGATCGGGGCGGCGGGCTGGCACCCGTGGCGACCGGCGCACCTGCACATCCAGGTGCGCGCCGGCGGTCACCGGTCGGTGACCACGCAGCTCTACTTCGCCGGCGGCGACTACCTCGACTCCGACGTCGCCGAGGCGACCAAGCCCGAGCTGGTGCTCGACCCGCAGGACGACGGCACCGGCACCCGCCGGAGCAGCTACGACTTCGAGCTCGAGCCGTCGAAGGGCTGA
- a CDS encoding acetyl-CoA C-acetyltransferase — protein sequence MPDIVICEPVRTPVGRYGGALSSLSAVDLASTTLTELVRRTGLQEGDVDDVILGNCYPSGENPAIGRIAALDAGLGTGVPGLQLDRRCGSGLQAVLYAASQIASGAGSVIVAGGAESMSNVEHYALGLRTGVKGGSVELMDRLVRARETAGGKDHPVPGGMLETAENLRREYNISREEQDELSLRSQQRAGAAHEAGKFADELVPVTVPGRRGKPDVVVDRDEHPRPETTLEQLAALRPVRAKLDEASTVTAGNASGQNDGAAMCIVTTREEAERRGLRPLLALKSWAVAGVGPEVMGIGPVPSTAAALERAGLTLDEIDVLEVNEAFAAQVLACLREWKIDPTDERLNPNGSGISLGHPVGATGGRILATLAHEMRRREARYGLETMCIGGGQGLAAIFERVD from the coding sequence ATGCCCGACATCGTCATCTGCGAACCCGTACGCACCCCGGTGGGTCGCTACGGCGGCGCCCTCTCCTCGCTCTCCGCCGTCGACCTCGCCTCCACGACCCTCACCGAGCTCGTCCGCCGCACCGGTCTGCAGGAGGGCGACGTCGACGACGTGATCCTCGGCAACTGCTATCCCAGCGGCGAGAATCCCGCCATCGGCCGCATCGCCGCGCTCGACGCCGGCCTCGGCACCGGCGTGCCCGGGCTCCAGCTCGACCGCCGCTGCGGGTCGGGTCTGCAGGCTGTTCTGTACGCCGCATCGCAGATCGCCAGCGGTGCAGGCAGCGTCATCGTGGCCGGTGGCGCCGAGTCGATGTCCAACGTCGAGCACTACGCGCTCGGGCTGCGTACCGGCGTCAAGGGTGGCTCCGTGGAGCTGATGGACCGCCTGGTCCGGGCTCGCGAGACCGCCGGCGGCAAGGACCACCCCGTGCCCGGAGGGATGCTGGAGACGGCCGAGAACCTGCGCCGTGAGTACAACATCTCCCGCGAGGAGCAGGACGAGCTCTCGCTCCGCTCTCAGCAGCGCGCCGGCGCCGCGCACGAGGCCGGCAAGTTCGCCGACGAGCTCGTGCCGGTGACCGTCCCGGGGCGCCGCGGCAAGCCCGACGTGGTGGTCGACCGTGACGAGCACCCGCGACCCGAGACCACCCTCGAGCAGCTCGCCGCCCTGCGCCCGGTTCGAGCCAAGCTCGACGAGGCATCGACGGTGACCGCCGGCAACGCCAGCGGCCAGAACGACGGCGCCGCGATGTGCATCGTCACCACGCGCGAGGAGGCCGAGCGCCGGGGCCTGCGGCCGCTGCTGGCCCTGAAGTCGTGGGCTGTGGCCGGTGTCGGACCCGAGGTGATGGGCATCGGGCCGGTGCCCTCCACCGCGGCCGCCCTCGAACGCGCCGGGCTCACCCTCGACGAGATCGACGTGCTGGAGGTCAACGAGGCCTTCGCCGCCCAGGTGCTCGCGTGCCTGCGCGAGTGGAAGATCGACCCGACCGACGAGCGGCTCAACCCCAACGGGTCGGGCATCTCCCTGGGCCATCCGGTGGGCGCCACCGGCGGTCGCATCCTGGCCACGCTGGCCCACGAGATGCGTCGTCGTGAGGCACGCTACGGCCTCGAGACCATGTGCATCGGCGGTGGCCAGGGCCTGGCCGCGATCTTCGAGCGGGTCGACTGA
- a CDS encoding IclR family transcriptional regulator domain-containing protein, with product MDNGSERDIIQSIERGFAVLLAFDADLPTASLAEVAQKTGLSRPAVRRILLTLEKLGYVTGESGRWQLTPRVLTIGQHYGATHGVVEITQAHLLRIVELTGESASFAQLDGINVVFAARVNARRVLTNGIDIGTRLPAHATSAGRVLAAFGRAEVVDRIIDEGGLPALTERTVTDPVAFRDVLHEIRTQGYALVDGELEQGFLSIAVPVRDSGGTVVGALACSTSRGRHTPDDIVRDALPHLLESAEAVSADLQAISVSPRVLPGGPRPGMFSPYGPS from the coding sequence ATGGACAACGGCTCCGAGAGGGACATCATCCAGAGCATCGAGCGCGGCTTCGCCGTGCTGCTCGCCTTCGACGCCGACCTGCCGACGGCGTCGCTGGCCGAGGTCGCGCAGAAGACCGGGCTCTCCCGTCCCGCCGTCCGGCGGATCCTGCTGACCCTGGAGAAGCTCGGCTACGTGACCGGGGAGTCGGGCCGGTGGCAGCTGACCCCGCGCGTGCTCACCATCGGCCAGCACTACGGCGCCACCCATGGCGTCGTCGAGATCACCCAGGCACACCTGCTCCGGATCGTCGAGCTCACCGGCGAGTCCGCCTCGTTCGCGCAGCTCGACGGCATCAACGTGGTCTTCGCGGCACGGGTCAACGCACGCCGGGTGCTGACCAACGGCATCGACATCGGCACCCGGCTCCCGGCTCATGCCACCTCGGCCGGGCGCGTCCTGGCGGCGTTCGGGCGGGCCGAGGTCGTGGACCGGATCATCGACGAAGGCGGCCTCCCGGCCCTGACCGAGCGCACCGTGACCGACCCCGTCGCCTTCCGCGACGTCCTGCACGAGATCCGCACCCAGGGCTACGCGCTGGTCGACGGCGAGCTCGAGCAGGGCTTCTTGTCGATCGCGGTGCCGGTGCGCGACAGCGGGGGCACCGTGGTGGGTGCGCTCGCCTGCTCGACCTCCCGCGGACGCCACACTCCCGACGACATCGTCCGCGACGCGCTGCCCCACCTGCTGGAGAGCGCCGAGGCCGTCAGCGCCGACCTCCAGGCGATCAGCGTCAGCCCGCGAGTGCTGCCCGGCGGACCTCGCCCGGGCATGTTCTCGCCCTACGGCCCCTCATGA
- a CDS encoding flavin reductase family protein, with protein sequence MDSRELRNAFGGFATGVTVVTCDSDEGQAHGATVNAFTAVSLDPPLAQVTLGRTSKACQFLDGQSFAINVLASDQLDVAWHFAGRPADEPPAWADGPTAPILAGAATTISCRPWRTYDGGDHLIVIGEVEAVELTEKQPLLFFGGEFRYLSPQQDRAPGIHWGGSIDCPTSGWFESASFSPLAEAAHA encoded by the coding sequence ATGGATTCGCGAGAGCTCCGCAACGCCTTCGGTGGTTTCGCCACCGGGGTCACCGTGGTCACCTGCGACAGCGACGAAGGCCAGGCGCACGGCGCGACGGTGAACGCGTTCACGGCGGTGTCGCTGGACCCGCCGCTCGCTCAGGTGACTCTGGGGCGCACGTCGAAGGCGTGCCAGTTCCTCGACGGTCAGTCCTTCGCGATCAACGTGCTGGCCTCCGACCAGCTCGACGTCGCCTGGCACTTCGCCGGCCGCCCGGCCGATGAACCGCCCGCGTGGGCGGACGGGCCGACCGCGCCGATCCTCGCCGGGGCAGCCACGACGATCTCGTGCCGCCCCTGGCGCACCTACGACGGCGGTGACCACCTCATCGTCATCGGCGAGGTCGAGGCCGTCGAGCTCACCGAGAAGCAGCCGCTGCTCTTCTTCGGGGGCGAGTTCCGCTACCTCAGCCCGCAGCAGGACAGGGCACCCGGCATCCACTGGGGAGGCTCGATCGACTGCCCGACCTCGGGATGGTTCGAGAGCGCGAGCTTCAGTCCGCTCGCCGAGGCCGCACACGCCTAG
- the pcaD gene encoding 3-oxoadipate enol-lactonase, whose product MSAKTPAVAVHHVVTGPADAPVVVLSNSLGSTMSMWDAQVDALTEHFRVVRYDTRGHGGSPVPQGPYDIDDLADDVVSLLDSLGVEKAHFVGLSLGGMTGMRLAARNPERVDRLVLLCTGAKLDPSSAWHDRAATVRENGSGAVAEAVVARWFTPGYLATNAEEKAAAEAVVASTPAEGYASCCEVIATMDLRPDLPRISAPTLAIAGADDPATPPPHLEAIADSVQDGRVLVVPESAHLANAEQPQTITSAILDHLRG is encoded by the coding sequence ATGAGCGCGAAGACACCGGCCGTGGCCGTGCACCACGTCGTCACCGGCCCCGCCGACGCCCCGGTCGTCGTGCTGTCCAACTCGCTCGGCTCCACGATGTCGATGTGGGACGCCCAGGTCGACGCCCTCACCGAGCACTTCCGCGTGGTCCGCTACGACACCCGCGGGCACGGCGGCTCGCCGGTGCCGCAGGGCCCCTACGACATCGACGACCTCGCCGACGACGTCGTGTCGCTGCTCGACTCCCTCGGCGTCGAGAAGGCCCACTTCGTGGGCCTCTCGCTCGGCGGCATGACCGGCATGCGCCTGGCCGCACGCAACCCCGAGCGTGTCGACCGGCTCGTGCTGCTGTGCACCGGCGCCAAGCTCGACCCCTCCAGCGCCTGGCACGACCGGGCTGCGACCGTACGTGAGAACGGCTCGGGCGCGGTTGCCGAGGCCGTCGTCGCCCGGTGGTTCACGCCGGGCTACCTCGCGACCAACGCCGAGGAGAAGGCCGCCGCCGAGGCGGTCGTCGCCTCCACGCCGGCCGAGGGCTACGCCTCCTGCTGCGAGGTCATCGCCACCATGGACCTACGCCCCGACCTGCCCCGCATCTCCGCGCCGACCCTCGCGATCGCCGGCGCCGACGACCCGGCCACTCCCCCGCCTCACCTGGAGGCGATCGCCGACAGCGTGCAGGACGGACGCGTCCTGGTGGTGCCCGAGTCGGCGCACCTCGCCAACGCCGAGCAGCCGCAGACCATCACCTCCGCGATCCTCGACCATCTGAGGGGCTGA
- a CDS encoding 4-hydroxyphenylacetate 3-hydroxylase family protein has product MTQIDDSTETTAAPETPTTSAPMTGNDYMDSLKDDREIWIYGERVKDVTEHPAFRNPIRMTARLYDSLHDEQLKKDVWVPTDTGNGGWTHPFFKTPKTSEDLGADRKAIETWARKTWGWMGRSPDYKGSFLGTLGGYPEFYAPYEENAKRWYKESQEKVLYWNHAIINPPVDRNLPPDEVGDVFMKVEKETDAGVIVSGAKVVATGSAITNYNFIAHYGLPIKKKEYALVCTVPMDAPGVKLICRPSYGMQADTLGSPFDYPLSSRMDENDTIFVFDKVLVPWENIFVYGDTDKINGFAMQTGFFHRFTFHGCIRLATKLEFIAGLLLKALEATGTKDFRGVQTRVGEVIGYRNTFRALADAMAANPDRGPGGMALPKLDYGMVYRQLMIQMYPRVKEIIQQDVASGLIYLNSNAIDFKTPEVRPYLDKYVRGSNGYDAVDRTKLMKALWDAVGTEFGGRHELYERNYSGNHENVKAEILFAAEAQGEAEKMTGFAEEFLGEYDLDGWTAPDLINPTDVSLILNRK; this is encoded by the coding sequence ATGACGCAGATCGACGACAGCACCGAAACCACCGCGGCACCGGAGACACCCACGACGTCGGCGCCGATGACCGGCAACGACTACATGGACAGCCTCAAGGACGATCGTGAGATCTGGATCTACGGCGAGCGGGTCAAGGACGTCACCGAGCACCCGGCCTTCCGCAACCCGATCCGGATGACTGCCCGGCTCTACGACTCGCTGCACGACGAGCAGCTGAAGAAGGACGTCTGGGTGCCGACCGACACCGGCAACGGCGGCTGGACGCACCCGTTCTTCAAGACCCCGAAGACCTCCGAGGACCTCGGTGCCGACCGCAAGGCGATCGAGACCTGGGCACGCAAGACCTGGGGCTGGATGGGTCGTTCCCCCGACTACAAGGGCAGCTTCCTCGGCACCCTCGGCGGCTACCCCGAGTTCTACGCGCCGTACGAGGAGAACGCGAAGCGCTGGTACAAGGAGAGCCAGGAGAAGGTCCTCTACTGGAACCACGCGATCATCAACCCGCCGGTCGACCGCAACCTGCCGCCGGACGAGGTCGGCGACGTCTTCATGAAGGTGGAGAAGGAGACCGACGCCGGCGTCATCGTCTCCGGCGCCAAGGTCGTCGCGACCGGCTCGGCGATCACCAACTACAACTTCATCGCGCACTACGGGCTCCCGATCAAGAAGAAGGAGTACGCCCTGGTGTGCACGGTCCCGATGGACGCACCCGGTGTGAAGCTGATCTGCCGGCCGTCGTACGGCATGCAGGCAGACACGCTCGGCAGCCCCTTCGACTACCCGCTCTCGAGCCGGATGGACGAGAACGACACCATCTTCGTCTTCGACAAGGTGTTGGTGCCGTGGGAGAACATCTTCGTCTACGGCGACACCGACAAGATCAACGGCTTCGCCATGCAGACCGGCTTCTTCCACCGGTTCACCTTCCACGGCTGCATCCGGCTGGCCACCAAGCTGGAGTTCATCGCCGGGCTGCTGCTCAAGGCGCTCGAGGCCACCGGCACCAAGGACTTCCGCGGTGTGCAGACCCGGGTCGGTGAGGTCATCGGCTACCGCAACACCTTCCGGGCGCTCGCGGACGCGATGGCGGCCAACCCCGACCGGGGCCCGGGTGGCATGGCGCTGCCCAAGCTCGACTACGGGATGGTCTACCGCCAGCTGATGATCCAGATGTACCCCCGGGTCAAGGAGATCATCCAGCAGGACGTGGCCTCGGGCCTGATCTACCTCAACTCCAACGCGATCGACTTCAAGACCCCGGAGGTGCGCCCCTACCTCGACAAGTACGTCCGTGGCTCCAACGGTTACGACGCCGTCGACCGCACCAAGCTGATGAAGGCCCTGTGGGACGCCGTCGGCACCGAGTTCGGCGGCCGCCACGAGCTCTACGAGCGCAACTACTCGGGCAACCACGAGAACGTGAAGGCGGAGATCCTCTTCGCCGCCGAGGCGCAGGGCGAGGCGGAGAAGATGACCGGCTTCGCCGAAGAGTTCCTCGGCGAGTACGACCTCGACGGCTGGACCGCTCCCGACCTGATCAACCCCACCGACGTCTCGCTCATCCTCAACCGGAAGTGA